The following proteins are co-located in the Paludibaculum fermentans genome:
- a CDS encoding response regulator codes for MNPAESPNPKRIGILIAEDHLIARVGISTIVAMQSDMTVVAEALNGTHAVQLHRQFRPDITLMDIRMPGMTGFEAMSSIRSEWPNARFVALSTYGGDEDIRRALQCGAQAYLTKEVLHDELLKAIRAVHAGQTYLPASVAAALAAQFPRADLSVRETEVLRLIVQGLSNKQIAYELRIAEYTVKNHVKNVLNKLGVDDRTQAATSALQRGIIHLS; via the coding sequence ATGAACCCTGCCGAGAGCCCCAATCCGAAACGGATCGGCATCCTGATTGCCGAAGACCACCTCATTGCCAGGGTCGGCATCTCGACCATTGTCGCCATGCAATCCGACATGACCGTCGTGGCCGAGGCGCTGAATGGAACGCACGCCGTCCAACTCCACCGGCAGTTCCGGCCGGATATCACCCTGATGGACATCCGCATGCCCGGCATGACCGGCTTCGAGGCCATGTCCTCCATCCGCAGTGAGTGGCCGAACGCGCGCTTCGTGGCGCTCTCCACCTACGGCGGGGACGAAGACATCCGCCGCGCGCTGCAGTGCGGCGCGCAGGCTTACCTGACCAAGGAAGTGCTGCACGACGAGTTGCTGAAGGCCATCCGGGCCGTCCACGCCGGGCAGACCTACCTGCCGGCTTCGGTGGCGGCGGCACTTGCCGCCCAGTTCCCCAGAGCGGACCTGAGTGTCCGGGAAACCGAGGTCCTGCGGCTGATTGTCCAGGGGCTCAGCAATAAGCAGATCGCCTACGAGCTGCGCATTGCGGAGTACACCGTAAAGAATCATGTGAAGAATGTTCTCAACAAGTTAGGAGTGGATGACCGCACCCAGGCGGCCACCTCTGCCCTGCAGCGCGGAATCATCCACTTATCCTGA
- a CDS encoding sensor histidine kinase, translated as MVLTRLTLLLLCILPAVSGLNPQRHMSQYAHRQWSQAEGLPQDTIRALAQSRDGYLWIGTEEGLARFDGIEFTIYTRDAGQLPNNLVTALWASRDGSVWIGTAGGLARYHAGRFTIFGAKDGVPAAFITSIHEDGRGTVWVAAGLSLCRYRDGKFTRFGQENGIPAQGVRAAIVDAAGRVWVAGFGSIGVFENDRFQETTEGGSLSGGITLCLALDASGQLMAGGTNGVLLNEGGRRRLLTTADGLPATFVRALVHDRDGSVWIGTNSGLCRRVGSRIDSVGEPVFRSGEWVWCLYEDRDGNLWVGTNSGLHLFRDQSFAVFGKNEGLPSDQPTTVMQTRDGAIWVGFHDGGAGRLVESRYTPVQGLPSNEVFCLRETSDGEVLVGTRAGLTRIRGGRVASSYMPSDTVGRHNVFDAIEVAPGTVWLGTNKGVVELAKGKEANPIAGGPLLNDAVITLLAARDGSRWAGTFGSGLWRWRDGHAELITVEQGLSSNQIRSMAEDDDGTIWIGTAGGGLAFFRDGRFWRCSAVNGLPSDNVAHVTDDGSGWLWLATTRGLARVEKAKIKELVHNPAARLPVAVFGISEGLKSMNCAPGWPASSGGGRSRDGRMWFPTVAGLAAVRPERLQSEPAPPPAHVVEVRVDGADLVPTAFAILPPTSHRIEFRYAAVRLAAPESVRYRYKLEGLDAQWIEAGARRVANYNTLPSGSYRFVVSASDSRGAVLGEMASFSFRRTPHPWETMWFRWSLAAGIALVLWLISRWRILQERHRFSLVLAERARLAREIHDTLAQGYVGISSQLEAVSMLLPKDPAQAAQYLNLAQKMAHHSLTEARRSVMDLRDQALEGQTLAEAMAQTSRMMTAGRGLKATVQAEANLPVVPKETEQQLLRIAQEALNNALKHSEATHATIALRREGNSLRLRISDDGSGFDPNNAFLSAGGHFGLLGMQERAQRAGGTLRLETAPGAGTTIEVTVPLT; from the coding sequence ATGGTCCTGACTCGCCTCACGCTGCTTCTGCTGTGCATACTGCCGGCGGTATCCGGGCTCAACCCGCAGCGCCACATGAGCCAGTACGCGCACCGCCAGTGGAGCCAGGCGGAAGGGCTGCCGCAGGACACGATCCGCGCGCTGGCGCAGTCGCGCGACGGCTACCTGTGGATCGGCACGGAAGAGGGGCTGGCGCGCTTCGATGGCATCGAGTTTACGATCTACACGCGCGATGCGGGTCAATTGCCCAACAATCTCGTCACTGCGCTGTGGGCCTCGCGCGACGGCTCAGTGTGGATCGGCACGGCGGGCGGACTGGCGCGCTACCATGCGGGCCGCTTCACCATCTTCGGAGCCAAGGACGGCGTTCCTGCCGCGTTCATCACCTCGATTCACGAAGATGGCCGCGGTACGGTCTGGGTGGCGGCGGGTCTCTCGCTTTGCCGGTATCGCGACGGCAAGTTCACGCGCTTCGGCCAGGAGAACGGGATCCCGGCCCAGGGCGTCCGGGCGGCGATTGTCGACGCAGCGGGCCGCGTGTGGGTGGCGGGCTTCGGTTCGATCGGTGTTTTTGAGAACGACCGGTTTCAGGAGACCACTGAGGGCGGTTCGCTCTCCGGTGGCATCACGCTGTGCCTGGCGCTGGATGCTTCCGGCCAGTTGATGGCGGGCGGGACCAACGGGGTCCTGCTGAACGAAGGCGGGCGCCGGCGCCTGCTGACCACCGCCGACGGGCTGCCGGCGACCTTTGTCCGAGCCCTGGTGCACGATCGCGACGGGTCCGTATGGATTGGCACGAACAGCGGGCTTTGCCGCCGGGTGGGCAGCCGCATCGACAGTGTCGGAGAACCCGTCTTCCGCTCAGGCGAATGGGTCTGGTGCCTCTATGAAGACCGCGACGGGAATCTCTGGGTGGGCACGAACAGCGGGCTGCATCTCTTCCGGGACCAGAGCTTCGCCGTTTTTGGGAAGAACGAGGGGCTGCCCAGCGACCAGCCGACGACGGTGATGCAGACTCGGGATGGCGCGATCTGGGTAGGGTTCCATGATGGCGGCGCGGGTCGGTTGGTGGAATCGCGATATACGCCGGTCCAGGGCCTGCCCAGCAACGAAGTCTTCTGCCTGCGGGAAACCAGCGATGGCGAGGTGCTGGTGGGCACGCGCGCCGGCCTGACGCGGATCCGGGGCGGCAGGGTGGCCAGTTCCTACATGCCGAGCGATACGGTTGGCCGGCATAACGTCTTCGACGCCATCGAGGTGGCCCCAGGCACGGTGTGGCTGGGCACCAACAAAGGTGTCGTGGAGCTGGCGAAGGGGAAGGAAGCGAACCCCATCGCCGGTGGACCACTGCTCAATGACGCCGTCATTACGCTGCTGGCCGCCCGCGACGGTTCCCGCTGGGCCGGCACGTTCGGCAGCGGTCTTTGGCGCTGGCGGGATGGCCACGCGGAACTCATCACCGTCGAACAGGGCCTGTCGAGCAACCAGATCCGTTCGATGGCCGAGGATGACGACGGCACGATCTGGATTGGAACGGCCGGCGGCGGACTCGCCTTCTTCCGCGACGGCCGCTTCTGGCGCTGCTCCGCCGTCAATGGCCTGCCCAGCGACAACGTCGCCCACGTGACGGACGACGGCTCCGGCTGGCTATGGCTGGCGACCACGCGCGGACTGGCCCGAGTCGAGAAGGCCAAGATCAAGGAACTGGTGCACAACCCGGCGGCGCGCCTGCCGGTGGCCGTCTTCGGGATCAGTGAAGGCTTGAAGAGCATGAATTGCGCTCCGGGTTGGCCGGCCTCCAGCGGAGGAGGGCGCAGCCGTGACGGCCGGATGTGGTTCCCCACGGTAGCCGGGCTGGCCGCGGTGCGTCCGGAACGGCTGCAATCGGAACCGGCGCCCCCGCCCGCGCATGTGGTGGAAGTTCGCGTGGATGGAGCCGATCTCGTGCCCACGGCGTTTGCGATCCTGCCGCCTACCAGTCACCGCATCGAGTTCCGCTATGCCGCCGTGCGCCTGGCCGCGCCTGAGTCGGTGCGCTACCGCTACAAGCTGGAGGGGTTGGACGCGCAGTGGATTGAGGCCGGCGCCCGGCGTGTCGCCAACTACAACACGCTGCCCTCGGGCAGCTACCGCTTCGTGGTGAGTGCCAGCGACAGCCGCGGGGCGGTGCTTGGAGAAATGGCCTCGTTCTCATTCCGCCGCACGCCGCATCCCTGGGAGACCATGTGGTTCCGCTGGTCCCTGGCGGCCGGCATCGCACTGGTGCTGTGGCTCATCAGCCGTTGGCGCATCCTGCAGGAGCGCCACCGGTTCTCGCTGGTCCTGGCGGAACGGGCCCGCCTGGCGCGTGAGATCCACGACACCCTCGCCCAGGGTTATGTCGGCATCTCCTCCCAACTGGAGGCGGTCTCGATGCTGCTGCCCAAGGATCCCGCCCAGGCCGCGCAATACCTGAACCTCGCCCAGAAGATGGCCCACCATAGCCTGACCGAGGCGCGCCGCTCTGTCATGGATCTCCGTGACCAGGCGCTCGAAGGGCAAACCCTCGCCGAGGCCATGGCCCAGACCTCGCGCATGATGACCGCCGGCCGCGGCCTGAAGGCCACCGTACAGGCTGAAGCGAATCTGCCGGTGGTCCCCAAGGAGACCGAGCAGCAACTGTTGCGGATTGCCCAGGAAGCGTTGAACAACGCCCTGAAGCACTCGGAAGCCACGCACGCCACCATTGCGCTGAGGCGGGAAGGGAATTCGTTGAGGCTCCGTATTTCCGACGATGGCAGCGGGTTCGACCCCAATAACGCCTTTCTCTCGGCGGGCGGACATTTCGGCCTGCTCGGCATGCAGGAACGTGCCCAGCGCGCCGGTGGCACCCTGCGGCTGGAAACGGCGCCCGGCGCGGGCACTACAATCGAAGTGACAGTTCCCCTCACATGA
- a CDS encoding CoA-binding protein: protein MIVTARADIDEFLALPRIALVGLSREEKHFSRMVYKELLSRGRDVVPVNPEATEIAGVACFPDVTSILPAVQGALIMTAPAVSASVVEDCAAAGVHFVWLYRSVGAGSVSNDALAACEELGMRVVNGECPFMFLPNSGWIHGFHRGIRGLIGHLPN from the coding sequence ATGATCGTGACTGCACGTGCGGATATCGATGAGTTCCTGGCGCTGCCGCGCATCGCCCTGGTCGGGCTTTCCCGCGAAGAAAAGCACTTCAGCCGGATGGTCTACAAGGAACTGCTCAGCCGGGGTCGCGACGTGGTGCCGGTGAATCCGGAGGCGACCGAAATCGCGGGTGTCGCCTGTTTTCCTGACGTCACCAGCATCCTTCCCGCCGTCCAGGGTGCCCTCATCATGACAGCCCCCGCGGTATCGGCCTCGGTCGTCGAGGATTGCGCCGCGGCCGGGGTCCACTTTGTCTGGCTCTACCGCAGCGTCGGAGCCGGTTCCGTCAGCAACGACGCGCTGGCTGCCTGCGAGGAACTGGGCATGCGCGTGGTCAATGGCGAATGCCCGTTCATGTTCCTGCCCAACTCGGGCTGGATCCACGGTTTCCACCGCGGCATCCGGGGCCTCATCGGTCACCTGCCCAATTGA
- a CDS encoding methyl-accepting chemotaxis protein — MTIGKKIGWTCAGLIGATVLTAAVSLWGLDLTEASIRSLRDDSIPGISQSLALESALFEFRGNCWKHIATSSPEMMSAVEARNEEVKRDIAKATAAYARAITQEEDRAAWSQIGPVVESYLESWSQVQVISRTGKNAEAHDLYMRIADPKFQQLHKTIAERTQWNQAYGDRTASSAVAGAASERSITFTMGLLTVGLGVLAAFLIVRGITRQLKELIGRLAAGASQVASAASQVSSTSQTLAQGASEQAASLEETSATSEQISAMAIRNSENTRSAAGLALKSQEKFKLTNRSLDEMVKAIGEIGDSSGKISRINKVIDEIAFQTNILALNAAVEAARAGEAGMGFAVVADEVRSLAQRCAQAAKETAALIEDSIHKSTSGKSKVDEVVRSIQEITTESQSVQTLIDEVNQGSAEQARGVQQISKAISQMERVTQSTAASAEEGASASEELTAQSSTLHEISIHLSALVGAQVAE, encoded by the coding sequence ATGACCATTGGAAAGAAGATCGGATGGACATGTGCCGGTTTGATCGGCGCCACCGTCCTGACGGCGGCCGTCTCATTGTGGGGATTGGACCTAACCGAGGCGAGCATCCGATCGCTGCGCGATGATTCGATCCCGGGGATCAGCCAGTCCCTCGCACTGGAATCGGCGTTGTTCGAATTCCGGGGCAACTGTTGGAAGCATATAGCCACCTCGTCGCCTGAAATGATGAGCGCGGTGGAAGCACGCAACGAGGAAGTGAAGCGGGATATCGCGAAGGCCACGGCAGCCTACGCGCGTGCGATCACCCAGGAGGAAGACCGGGCCGCCTGGAGTCAGATCGGGCCGGTCGTCGAGAGCTATCTGGAGAGCTGGTCTCAGGTTCAGGTCATCAGCAGGACGGGGAAGAACGCCGAGGCCCACGACCTCTACATGCGGATTGCGGACCCCAAGTTCCAGCAGTTGCACAAAACGATCGCCGAAAGAACGCAGTGGAACCAGGCGTACGGCGATAGAACTGCGAGTAGCGCGGTAGCGGGGGCGGCCAGCGAACGGAGCATCACGTTCACGATGGGCTTGCTGACCGTCGGGCTTGGGGTGTTGGCGGCCTTTCTCATCGTGCGCGGCATCACCCGGCAATTGAAGGAGCTCATCGGTCGGCTTGCGGCCGGCGCGAGCCAGGTGGCGAGTGCCGCCTCACAGGTGTCGTCGACGAGCCAGACGTTGGCGCAGGGCGCCTCGGAGCAGGCCGCGTCGCTGGAGGAGACCTCGGCCACCAGCGAGCAGATCAGTGCAATGGCCATCAGGAACAGCGAGAATACCCGCTCCGCGGCGGGACTGGCCCTGAAGTCGCAGGAGAAGTTCAAGCTGACCAACCGGTCCCTGGACGAGATGGTAAAGGCGATCGGAGAGATCGGTGATTCCAGCGGCAAGATCTCGCGCATCAACAAGGTGATCGACGAGATTGCTTTCCAGACGAACATCCTGGCCCTGAATGCGGCGGTGGAAGCGGCGCGTGCAGGGGAAGCGGGCATGGGTTTCGCGGTGGTGGCTGACGAAGTCCGCAGCCTGGCGCAACGTTGCGCGCAGGCGGCCAAGGAGACGGCGGCGCTGATTGAGGACTCGATCCACAAATCCACCAGCGGCAAATCCAAAGTGGATGAAGTGGTCCGTTCGATTCAGGAGATTACGACGGAATCGCAAAGCGTGCAGACGCTGATCGACGAGGTGAACCAGGGCAGCGCGGAGCAGGCTCGCGGCGTGCAGCAGATCAGCAAGGCCATTAGCCAGATGGAGCGGGTGACGCAATCGACGGCGGCCAGTGCGGAGGAGGGCGCTTCGGCCTCCGAGGAACTCACCGCGCAATCGTCCACGCTTCACGAGATCTCAATCCACCTCAGCGCACTGGTGGGCGCACAGGTGGCGGAGTAA
- a CDS encoding dipeptidase, whose product MRSTQFLPIAALCLSFGTGTAAAQQKSFTDAEVMKVHNSALLIDSHNDVTSRTVEGFDIGLASTDGHTDVPRMKKGGMGAQFFAAYVGTNFMEGHQSAHRALQMIDTIRFDIIGKHPNDFVFATTADEIVAARKKGRIAALIGIEGGHAIEDDVRLLRTYYDLGVRYMTLTHSKNLSWAGSSGETDNKGLSEFGKQVVGEMNRLGMMVDIAHVSDQTFYDALAASKAPVFSSHSSCRALSNVPRNMTDDMIKALAKRGGVVQINFACDFLSQKSANTTPKLDAAQVSEIQKKIADIQDPKERQAAAQKVFAELSSKTVRATIDDVVAQIDHVKTLVGADYVGLGSDFDGVGCVPEGLEDVSKWPNLTRKLLEKGYSAEEIRKIYGGNLLRVMRDVEKTAAGLRAAK is encoded by the coding sequence ATGCGATCGACGCAGTTCCTACCGATCGCCGCGCTGTGCCTGTCCTTCGGGACGGGCACGGCCGCGGCGCAGCAGAAGTCCTTCACCGACGCCGAAGTGATGAAAGTTCACAACTCGGCGCTCCTCATCGATTCCCACAACGACGTCACCAGCAGGACCGTGGAAGGCTTCGACATCGGCCTGGCCTCCACCGACGGACACACCGATGTACCGCGCATGAAGAAGGGCGGCATGGGGGCGCAGTTCTTCGCCGCCTATGTCGGCACCAATTTCATGGAGGGCCACCAGTCGGCCCACCGCGCGCTGCAGATGATCGATACCATCCGGTTCGACATCATCGGCAAACACCCCAACGATTTCGTGTTTGCCACGACGGCGGACGAGATCGTCGCGGCCCGCAAGAAAGGCCGGATTGCCGCCCTGATCGGGATTGAGGGCGGACACGCGATTGAGGATGATGTCAGGCTGTTGCGGACGTACTACGACCTCGGAGTCCGCTACATGACCCTGACGCACAGCAAGAACCTCAGTTGGGCCGGGTCATCGGGCGAGACCGACAACAAGGGGCTATCGGAGTTCGGCAAGCAGGTGGTGGGGGAGATGAACCGCCTGGGCATGATGGTCGACATCGCGCACGTGTCCGACCAGACGTTCTATGACGCTCTGGCGGCGAGCAAGGCTCCGGTGTTCAGTTCGCATTCGTCGTGCCGGGCGCTGTCGAATGTGCCGCGCAATATGACCGATGACATGATCAAGGCGCTGGCCAAGCGCGGCGGCGTCGTGCAGATCAACTTCGCGTGCGACTTCCTGTCGCAGAAGTCGGCGAATACGACTCCGAAGCTGGATGCGGCGCAGGTTTCGGAGATCCAGAAGAAGATTGCCGACATCCAGGATCCCAAGGAGCGGCAGGCCGCGGCGCAGAAGGTCTTCGCCGAGCTGAGCAGCAAGACGGTGCGCGCCACGATTGACGACGTGGTGGCGCAAATCGATCACGTGAAGACCCTGGTGGGCGCGGACTATGTCGGGTTGGGCAGCGACTTCGACGGGGTGGGCTGTGTGCCTGAGGGGTTGGAGGACGTCTCGAAGTGGCCCAACCTGACGCGCAAGCTGCTGGAGAAGGGCTATTCGGCGGAAGAGATCCGCAAGATCTACGGCGGCAACCTGCTGCGCGTGATGAGAGACGTTGAGAAGACGGCAGCGGGCCTGCGGGCCGCGAAGTAA